A part of Pirellulaceae bacterium genomic DNA contains:
- a CDS encoding transposase yields MRAYSMDLRIRVLKACDSGLGTTEVAELFDVSTAWIRRLKQRRRETGQIGAREQRHGPLPKLHGHEEELVRIVEEQPDRTAKEIAALLPLCISHQTVDRFVRRLNYRFKKRH; encoded by the coding sequence ATGCGTGCTTATTCGATGGATTTGAGAATTCGTGTACTCAAGGCCTGTGATTCAGGGTTGGGAACGACGGAAGTTGCCGAATTGTTTGACGTGTCGACCGCTTGGATTCGAAGGCTCAAGCAACGCCGTCGTGAAACAGGTCAAATCGGTGCTCGTGAGCAAAGACACGGCCCGCTTCCCAAACTACACGGACACGAAGAGGAGCTCGTGAGAATTGTCGAGGAACAGCCGGATCGAACGGCCAAGGAAATCGCGGCATTACTTCCGCTTTGCATCTCGCATCAAACCGTCGACCGCTTTGTTCGTCGTTTGAACTATCGATTTAAAAAAAGACATTGA
- a CDS encoding pilus assembly protein — MFHSNAFASRRGAAVVEMACVLPVFVLIVMGSIEVGRGVMVRHVLEEAARAGCRVAIMEGATPGDVTSIVQKAMTKANLSDYSVELNPPDLSSLGPFEPVTVQVSIPYSKASWFQPRFMAQASLSGICVLPAEVEGDKLPDPVSGKKNKKNKKNKK; from the coding sequence ATGTTCCATTCAAATGCTTTTGCGAGCCGACGCGGTGCAGCGGTGGTTGAAATGGCGTGTGTGCTACCCGTGTTTGTGCTGATTGTCATGGGTAGTATCGAAGTCGGTCGAGGAGTCATGGTGCGGCACGTACTCGAAGAGGCGGCTCGGGCCGGTTGCCGAGTAGCCATTATGGAGGGCGCGACACCTGGAGATGTTACGAGTATCGTCCAAAAAGCCATGACTAAGGCCAATCTGTCCGACTATTCCGTGGAGCTGAACCCGCCAGATTTAAGCAGTCTTGGTCCGTTTGAACCAGTAACTGTGCAGGTATCCATTCCTTACAGTAAGGCGTCCTGGTTTCAGCCAAGATTCATGGCCCAAGCTTCGTTAAGCGGAATTTGCGTTCTGCCAGCTGAAGTGGAAGGAGATAAACTTCCAGACCCAGTCTCCGGCAAAAAGAACAAGAAGAACAAGAAGAACAAGAAGTAG
- a CDS encoding family 78 glycoside hydrolase catalytic domain: protein MSVIVAAVLAWPIMLTQARSDEPPPLIVAEQSCEYAVNPIGIDTPQPRFGWVLQSNRRGTIQQAYRILVAHSPHELASDRGSLWDSGRVISGDSVNIRYQGPELFSRQQCWWKVRVWDDQGHAGPWSESATFEMGLLQATDWHGQWIGLGGENTSAASPLLRRKFLVGGPVKRARLYAAGIGWSEYYLNGQRIGNNVLDPGATDFDKRILYVSHDVTQQIQPGHNIIGVMIGNGWYSEPPGPNYGDSPRLLLELVVELADGTMQRVVSDDDWMSSTGPILQNDFFHGEIYDARLEKTGWLSVDYDDSAWIAAEERAPPGGRLESQMLEPIQVTRVLQPVKLTNPKPGVYVYDFGQLFGGWARLRVKGPAGTRIALRYAERLFPEGDLTALQESIQRDADAKYATRVTPESGLVDKRHHRGMDGATDYYILKGDLAGECYEPRFTLHPVRYVQIEGFPGELTLENLEGCVVHNAIDMSGDFRCSNPLLNQIHRNCLWTYTNGMYSITLDCLYREHWGWLEPASTPSMLFARRHTPRYWEKFLRDVQCAQHADGVIPDVIPAYPLKGRKTGDPAWAGNYPLVVWYVYQTYGDPGLLAEHYPNMKRWLGYLSSIANGHHRIETGGYYGDHMLPGDAPGKEQFISPETPPALLWTGFYYNNAWILSQAASILAMEDDAAKFGRLADSIRSALNEKWFDEAAGRYALGTQTANIFPLALGVVPAANRHRVLEHLIDDIENKRNGHFHAGNVGITCLVDSLSRLGASELLYRVVNSTDYPGWGYMVRQGATTIWESWGDAQEGFVGYNTSEASMEMFGSINEFFYNDLAGIQGPDYYGNRSMPMWYREIEFRPQVVGDLTGAAAQVRSVLGLVGIQWQRAPDQLAVNVVIPVNARANVSIPKLTFRQLVVKEGDHEVWRGGKYLHGTLGVSGATEDADCINFQVGSGEYRFTILSAE from the coding sequence ATGTCAGTTATCGTTGCAGCGGTGCTGGCCTGGCCGATCATGCTCACGCAGGCGAGAAGTGACGAGCCGCCGCCGCTGATCGTAGCCGAGCAGTCTTGCGAATACGCGGTGAATCCAATCGGCATCGATACTCCGCAACCACGGTTTGGATGGGTGCTGCAGTCCAACCGTCGCGGCACAATCCAACAGGCTTATCGGATACTGGTGGCCCATTCACCACACGAACTGGCCTCCGATCGCGGTAGCTTGTGGGACAGTGGTCGGGTGATATCCGGTGACTCGGTGAACATCCGATATCAAGGCCCAGAGCTTTTCAGCCGGCAACAATGCTGGTGGAAAGTCCGTGTCTGGGACGACCAAGGCCACGCTGGCCCGTGGAGCGAGTCGGCCACCTTTGAAATGGGTCTTCTGCAAGCCACCGACTGGCACGGCCAGTGGATCGGGCTGGGTGGCGAAAACACTTCGGCAGCCTCGCCATTGCTGCGCCGGAAGTTTCTTGTCGGCGGTCCAGTCAAACGAGCACGCTTGTACGCAGCTGGGATAGGTTGGTCTGAATACTATCTCAACGGCCAGCGAATCGGCAACAACGTACTCGATCCTGGAGCGACCGATTTTGACAAGCGGATACTTTACGTGAGCCACGATGTTACTCAACAGATTCAGCCCGGTCACAATATCATCGGCGTCATGATTGGTAACGGCTGGTATAGCGAACCGCCGGGTCCAAACTATGGCGACTCGCCCAGACTGCTGCTGGAGTTGGTGGTCGAATTAGCTGATGGTACCATGCAGCGCGTCGTCAGCGACGACGACTGGATGTCGTCCACGGGGCCGATATTGCAGAATGATTTTTTTCACGGCGAAATCTACGATGCTCGACTTGAAAAGACAGGATGGCTCTCAGTCGACTACGATGATTCTGCCTGGATTGCAGCGGAGGAGCGAGCACCGCCCGGCGGACGCTTGGAATCGCAAATGCTCGAGCCGATCCAAGTCACCCGTGTTTTACAGCCCGTCAAGCTGACCAATCCCAAACCAGGAGTTTATGTTTACGACTTCGGCCAACTATTTGGTGGTTGGGCGCGACTGCGCGTCAAGGGACCGGCGGGTACAAGAATTGCCTTGCGGTATGCCGAACGACTTTTTCCTGAAGGTGATCTGACAGCCCTTCAGGAAAGTATCCAGCGCGACGCGGATGCGAAATACGCCACCCGCGTTACGCCGGAATCCGGGCTGGTGGACAAACGCCATCATCGCGGGATGGATGGCGCTACGGACTACTACATCCTCAAGGGCGATTTGGCAGGCGAGTGTTACGAACCCCGATTTACCTTGCATCCGGTGCGGTATGTTCAAATCGAAGGCTTCCCGGGCGAACTCACGCTTGAGAATCTTGAAGGCTGCGTGGTTCATAACGCGATCGACATGAGCGGCGACTTCCGGTGTTCCAATCCGCTATTGAATCAAATCCACCGCAATTGCCTGTGGACATACACCAACGGCATGTACAGTATCACCTTGGACTGTCTGTATCGTGAGCATTGGGGCTGGCTTGAGCCTGCCAGTACTCCGTCGATGCTGTTTGCGCGTAGACACACGCCTCGCTACTGGGAGAAGTTTCTGCGTGATGTTCAGTGCGCCCAGCATGCCGACGGCGTAATTCCCGATGTCATTCCGGCTTACCCGCTCAAGGGTCGCAAAACAGGTGACCCGGCCTGGGCCGGTAATTATCCGCTGGTCGTGTGGTATGTTTATCAAACCTACGGCGATCCCGGCCTGTTGGCCGAGCACTATCCCAATATGAAACGCTGGCTGGGATACCTGTCGAGCATTGCCAATGGACACCATCGCATTGAAACAGGTGGCTATTACGGCGATCACATGCTGCCGGGCGACGCGCCGGGCAAAGAACAGTTTATCTCGCCTGAGACACCACCGGCCCTGCTGTGGACTGGATTCTATTACAACAACGCGTGGATCTTGTCGCAAGCCGCCAGCATCCTCGCAATGGAGGATGATGCTGCTAAGTTTGGTCGCTTGGCCGATTCGATCCGCTCGGCTTTAAACGAGAAATGGTTTGACGAGGCCGCAGGACGCTATGCCCTGGGCACACAAACGGCCAACATTTTCCCGTTGGCACTGGGAGTTGTACCGGCAGCTAACCGTCATCGCGTTTTGGAGCATCTGATCGACGATATTGAAAACAAACGCAATGGCCATTTTCACGCAGGCAACGTGGGCATCACATGCCTGGTAGATTCTCTGTCGCGGCTAGGGGCGAGTGAACTACTTTACCGCGTCGTCAACTCAACTGACTATCCCGGTTGGGGATATATGGTACGCCAGGGTGCGACGACGATATGGGAGTCGTGGGGTGATGCGCAGGAAGGCTTTGTTGGATACAACACCAGCGAAGCGAGCATGGAAATGTTTGGTTCTATCAATGAATTTTTCTACAATGACTTGGCTGGCATCCAGGGACCGGATTACTATGGCAACCGCTCGATGCCTATGTGGTACCGCGAAATCGAATTTCGCCCACAAGTGGTAGGAGATCTGACAGGTGCTGCCGCCCAGGTTCGATCAGTATTGGGGCTGGTCGGCATTCAATGGCAACGTGCCCCCGACCAGCTCGCTGTGAATGTCGTGATTCCTGTCAACGCCCGGGCAAACGTCAGCATACCAAAGCTCACATTCCGCCAGCTCGTGGTAAAAGAAGGTGACCATGAAGTGTGGCGAGGCGGCAAATACCTCCATGGAACACTCGGTGTTTCCGGAGCAACAGAAGACGCCGACTGTATCAATTTTCAGGTCGGATCAGGCGAGTATCGTTTCACCATCTTGAGCGCTGAATAA
- a CDS encoding DUF1501 domain-containing protein — protein sequence MLQDDQVRRREWLQRQGAGLGSLALSTLLSKEVQATGSLSGKTQHHPARATSVIWLFMNGGPSGIDLLDHKPALERYAGQPFPGELKTLFPYPGPIMPSPFKFRRYGECGAAVSQVLPHLAHQVDKLTFLQACVSEEQNHVPACYMMNTGSRQMGSPALGSWASYGLGRESNDLPDFVVMYDHRSSPEGGASLWGSGFLPGQYQGVTLRPKKSPILYIDRPGDLSQSTQHAQQRLLKSLNRQHAQQHPFSSELEARIRSFETAYQMQASVPNLVDLSSETQATYELYGLNDPTTRHFGSQCLLARRMVEQNVPFIQIYHGGYENNWDQHGGLAEGHAKNCMETDRPMAGLLLDLEQRGLLDSTLVIWGGEFGRGPTAQDRDGRDHNPYGFTMWLAGGGVKRGFTLGATDEFGYLPVEHPVSMHDLHATVLHLMGLDESRLTFRSAGRDQSATNGLGHVLHPILA from the coding sequence ATGCTGCAAGACGATCAAGTTAGACGCCGCGAATGGCTTCAACGACAAGGGGCAGGCCTGGGGAGTTTGGCCTTATCGACTTTATTGTCCAAAGAGGTGCAAGCCACAGGCAGTTTGTCGGGAAAGACACAGCATCATCCGGCTCGAGCCACATCGGTTATCTGGCTGTTTATGAACGGAGGCCCGTCGGGTATTGATCTACTGGATCACAAACCGGCCTTGGAACGTTACGCGGGTCAGCCATTTCCGGGTGAGCTGAAAACGTTGTTCCCCTATCCTGGTCCGATCATGCCTTCGCCATTTAAGTTTCGGAGGTATGGAGAATGCGGTGCCGCCGTCAGCCAAGTTCTGCCGCATCTAGCGCATCAGGTCGACAAATTGACGTTTTTGCAAGCCTGTGTTTCTGAAGAGCAAAATCATGTACCTGCCTGCTACATGATGAACACTGGAAGTCGTCAGATGGGCTCACCAGCGCTGGGCAGTTGGGCCAGCTATGGACTGGGGCGTGAATCCAACGATCTACCAGATTTTGTCGTCATGTACGACCATCGCAGTTCACCAGAAGGCGGTGCCAGCCTTTGGGGCTCAGGCTTCCTTCCAGGTCAGTACCAAGGAGTCACCTTGCGGCCTAAAAAGTCACCAATTCTGTATATTGATCGTCCAGGAGACCTTAGCCAATCGACTCAACACGCTCAGCAGAGACTCCTGAAAAGCCTCAATCGACAACACGCTCAGCAACATCCGTTCTCCAGTGAACTGGAAGCAAGAATTCGTTCCTTTGAGACGGCCTATCAGATGCAAGCCAGCGTGCCCAATCTGGTTGATCTGTCCAGTGAAACTCAGGCGACGTACGAACTGTATGGACTTAACGACCCAACGACCCGGCATTTTGGAAGTCAATGCCTGCTAGCCCGGCGAATGGTTGAACAGAACGTACCATTTATACAAATCTACCACGGTGGCTACGAAAACAATTGGGATCAACATGGTGGCTTGGCAGAGGGGCATGCCAAAAACTGTATGGAGACCGACCGACCCATGGCTGGTTTGTTGCTGGATCTCGAACAACGTGGGCTACTGGATTCAACGTTAGTAATCTGGGGTGGCGAATTTGGTCGCGGGCCTACGGCCCAAGACCGAGATGGTCGTGACCATAACCCCTACGGATTTACGATGTGGCTGGCAGGTGGAGGTGTCAAGCGAGGCTTTACCCTGGGGGCGACCGATGAGTTTGGCTATTTGCCAGTCGAGCATCCCGTTAGCATGCATGATCTACACGCTACCGTTCTGCATCTCATGGGCCTGGACGAATCTCGCTTGACTTTCCGCAGTGCAGGTCGCGACCAGTCTGCAACCAACGGTTTGGGCCACGTCTTGCATCCTATCCTGGCGTGA
- a CDS encoding IS630 family transposase — MTAAEQQRPDVAEKRLRWRRSVPHLDARRFVFLDETWAKTNMSRLRGRALPGKRIIEMIPHGHWKTTTVLMGLRSEGIVSPLVIDGPVNGSVFLAWIKQQFCKELRYKDIVVMDNLSAHKVAGVVEAIESVGAEVRYLPPYSPDLNPIENLYSKLKWLIRSEATRTVQALWNAVGKLVDRFHPKECLNYIIHAGYRLKNTAATTT; from the coding sequence TTGACGGCGGCCGAGCAGCAGCGGCCTGATGTAGCAGAGAAGCGGCTGCGATGGCGTCGTTCGGTGCCACACCTGGACGCAAGGCGATTTGTCTTTCTGGATGAGACTTGGGCAAAAACAAATATGTCACGCTTGCGAGGTAGAGCCCTCCCGGGCAAGCGAATCATCGAAATGATCCCCCACGGCCATTGGAAAACCACGACTGTATTGATGGGACTACGATCCGAAGGAATCGTATCTCCATTGGTCATTGATGGGCCGGTGAACGGTTCGGTCTTTCTAGCTTGGATAAAACAGCAGTTCTGCAAAGAGCTTCGCTATAAAGACATTGTCGTCATGGACAATCTCTCGGCGCACAAAGTCGCCGGAGTCGTCGAAGCCATCGAGTCGGTTGGCGCCGAGGTTCGCTACCTTCCCCCATACTCGCCCGACCTGAACCCGATCGAAAATCTCTACAGTAAACTAAAGTGGCTGATTCGAAGCGAGGCGACCCGGACCGTCCAAGCCCTCTGGAACGCAGTTGGCAAACTGGTCGACCGATTCCATCCGAAGGAATGCCTCAACTACATTATCCATGCCGGATATCGCCTGAAGAATACAGCCGCTACAACTACTTGA
- a CDS encoding DUF1553 domain-containing protein, whose protein sequence is MNSQRLHESSPIAQTAGLPSRAKSLLRWPGRHLALAALTMIIGGVIFYATMRVLVADVRHINQRLVQDQQILIEHRALEQLREETRLADQATLDVTAKWTKIIQDAEAQALSKATHEPAISYTNLTQLEPSTPAHQLHGPLRHHRLPEAAQDDWCRNALDTYVLDQLQKQGMAPPKPADSRTLVRRLWLSLTGLPPAWSDMEKWMQRAENDWEQLVDELLERPEFGEHLSTPWLDVVRYADSNGYEEDELRPHAFPYRDFVIWALQADFPYDEFVRWQIAGDEICPDNPLATAATGFLTASPLNTFIPQLSERYDELDNIISTIGQSMLGTTIACARCHDHFYDPILSQEYYGLAAIFQSTKRTETYLQPDRGAEYWQQAGWSHQYRDEMTAMLLQRVRDDRIEDNNDFTSDEKDLLRQPIDPENARQVELLSRCGRCLLVDETFLKDGLKPLPQHKPRYDFLQQELDRKRSMLPPEPPKALAITGSQVQQVPVLTGGSINLLGESVGPRFIDCLTQVKVNWADGGWTLWDTAAEPRPRTALARWMTDIRFGAGALLARVAVNRIWQHHFGVGLVRTPADFGAEGAPPSSAALLDWLAEQLVVSGWRQKHVHRLIVNSSTWRQALVSSDSPYYSEQFDSLLRRVPQRLSGEMFRDAILDLAGRLNRRRYGPAFQPAIPYEAIMYREEEDIDATWPTQVLERPDVWRRSVYILRRRSNPVPMLQLFDTPERSQPCAHRQATTVPTQALLLWNDPWIRDQAQHIAAQIESSGSATSLEPRSDPISQLFRLVYQRMPRPDELRQAHEFLETGALQDLVHVLLMSNEFWYFD, encoded by the coding sequence ATGAATAGCCAGCGGCTTCATGAATCAAGCCCCATCGCTCAGACAGCAGGCTTGCCATCTAGAGCTAAATCCTTATTGCGCTGGCCGGGTCGCCACTTGGCCCTGGCGGCACTAACAATGATCATCGGTGGAGTGATTTTCTATGCCACCATGCGTGTGTTGGTGGCCGATGTACGGCATATCAATCAGCGGCTGGTACAAGATCAACAGATTCTCATTGAACATCGCGCGTTGGAGCAACTGCGCGAAGAGACGCGTCTGGCGGACCAGGCGACGCTTGATGTCACAGCAAAGTGGACAAAGATTATCCAGGACGCCGAAGCTCAAGCGCTCTCAAAGGCTACCCATGAGCCGGCGATAAGTTATACCAATTTAACTCAATTGGAACCGTCCACGCCAGCCCATCAACTGCATGGACCCTTGCGCCACCATCGGCTGCCGGAGGCTGCTCAAGATGACTGGTGCCGAAATGCCTTGGATACCTACGTCCTCGATCAGCTGCAGAAGCAGGGAATGGCACCGCCGAAACCTGCCGACTCACGGACGTTAGTTCGCCGATTGTGGTTGAGTCTGACCGGGTTACCACCTGCGTGGTCAGATATGGAAAAATGGATGCAGCGCGCTGAAAATGATTGGGAGCAATTGGTAGACGAGTTGTTAGAACGTCCAGAATTTGGTGAGCATCTTTCGACACCCTGGTTGGATGTCGTTCGGTATGCCGATAGCAACGGATACGAAGAGGACGAATTGCGGCCGCATGCTTTCCCGTACCGAGATTTCGTTATTTGGGCCTTGCAAGCGGATTTTCCTTACGATGAGTTTGTGCGCTGGCAAATTGCCGGTGATGAAATCTGTCCTGACAATCCCCTAGCAACAGCGGCGACCGGATTTCTGACCGCCTCACCGTTGAATACGTTCATTCCGCAACTGTCGGAACGATACGATGAGTTAGATAACATCATTTCCACCATAGGCCAGTCGATGCTGGGTACGACGATCGCATGTGCTCGATGTCACGACCATTTTTATGACCCGATCCTCAGTCAAGAGTACTATGGGCTGGCAGCCATTTTTCAATCGACGAAGCGCACAGAGACTTATCTCCAGCCTGACCGAGGGGCCGAATACTGGCAGCAGGCTGGCTGGTCGCATCAATATCGTGATGAGATGACGGCCATGCTCTTGCAGCGAGTCCGAGATGACCGCATTGAAGACAACAACGACTTCACCTCGGATGAAAAGGATCTACTGCGCCAGCCGATTGATCCTGAGAACGCTCGTCAAGTCGAACTGCTGTCACGCTGTGGGCGTTGCTTGTTGGTCGACGAGACATTTCTAAAAGATGGTTTAAAACCGCTACCTCAACACAAGCCGCGATATGACTTTTTACAGCAGGAACTGGATCGCAAGCGATCTATGCTACCGCCGGAACCCCCCAAAGCCCTGGCAATTACCGGAAGTCAAGTGCAGCAGGTGCCAGTGCTGACTGGTGGCTCTATCAATTTACTTGGCGAAAGCGTTGGTCCACGCTTTATCGACTGTCTAACTCAAGTCAAAGTCAACTGGGCTGACGGCGGTTGGACGTTGTGGGACACCGCGGCTGAGCCTCGCCCCAGAACCGCTTTAGCCCGATGGATGACGGACATTCGGTTTGGGGCAGGGGCCCTACTGGCGCGTGTCGCCGTGAATCGTATCTGGCAACACCACTTTGGGGTTGGGCTGGTCCGCACGCCTGCCGATTTTGGTGCGGAGGGTGCTCCGCCCAGTAGCGCCGCCTTATTGGATTGGTTGGCAGAGCAACTGGTTGTTAGTGGTTGGCGTCAGAAGCATGTTCATCGCTTGATTGTTAACAGCAGCACATGGCGACAAGCGCTGGTGAGTTCCGATAGTCCGTACTACTCCGAACAGTTCGATTCGCTGTTGCGCCGCGTTCCCCAGCGTCTGTCCGGTGAAATGTTCCGGGATGCGATATTGGACCTGGCCGGACGGTTGAACCGACGTCGCTATGGACCAGCCTTTCAGCCGGCAATTCCTTACGAAGCGATTATGTATCGCGAAGAGGAAGACATTGACGCCACTTGGCCCACTCAGGTCCTTGAGCGCCCAGACGTCTGGAGACGTAGCGTTTACATTCTCAGACGACGCAGCAATCCAGTCCCCATGCTGCAACTGTTTGACACGCCTGAGCGCAGCCAACCATGTGCCCATCGCCAAGCAACAACCGTGCCTACGCAAGCGTTGCTGTTGTGGAACGACCCTTGGATTCGTGACCAAGCCCAGCACATAGCAGCCCAGATCGAGTCCAGCGGAAGCGCGACCAGTTTAGAGCCACGGTCTGATCCGATCTCCCAACTCTTCCGTCTTGTATACCAACGGATGCCGCGTCCAGATGAACTGAGGCAGGCCCACGAGTTTCTTGAAACTGGCGCGCTCCAGGACCTGGTCCATGTTTTACTGATGAGCAACGAGTTTTGGTACTTCGACTAG